In Halopelagius inordinatus, a single genomic region encodes these proteins:
- a CDS encoding DUF106 domain-containing protein, translating to MARIESKVRSLVSADPEMRTAVRTVLERSEAGEVKWVDVKGDLTSGQWGRLIEKGVLVDGDEGFRLADAEATRAGLEEETEDATASTASSSSADDIETGDSSWSTYDKMAGVVTVGLFLGYSWKPLRDVIGSTMDVALGPLHDILPFYAVVMVLALATGLYSTLLQANLMDMDKMGAYQQRMKDIQERQKQAKENGNDEELERIQQEQMEAMGDQLGMFKEQFRPMVWIMFLTIPVFLWMYWAIGVGGGSEAHVTLQNLVLPLAGEVAWTESILGPIQAWIVWYFLCSMGFTQVIRKSLNIDMSPSAA from the coding sequence ATGGCACGAATCGAATCGAAGGTGCGCAGTCTCGTCTCCGCCGACCCGGAGATGCGCACGGCCGTCCGGACCGTTCTCGAACGGTCCGAGGCGGGAGAGGTCAAGTGGGTCGACGTGAAGGGCGACCTCACGAGCGGTCAGTGGGGCCGCCTCATCGAGAAGGGAGTCCTCGTCGACGGTGACGAGGGGTTCCGACTCGCCGACGCCGAGGCGACCCGGGCGGGTCTCGAAGAGGAAACCGAGGACGCGACGGCGTCTACGGCGTCGTCGTCCTCGGCCGACGACATCGAGACCGGCGACTCCTCGTGGTCCACGTACGACAAGATGGCCGGCGTGGTAACCGTCGGTCTGTTCCTCGGCTACTCGTGGAAACCGCTCCGCGACGTCATCGGCTCGACGATGGACGTCGCACTCGGACCGCTTCACGACATCCTTCCGTTCTACGCCGTCGTGATGGTGCTCGCTCTCGCGACCGGTCTCTACTCGACGCTGTTGCAGGCGAACCTCATGGACATGGACAAGATGGGGGCGTACCAACAGCGGATGAAGGACATCCAAGAGCGCCAAAAACAGGCCAAAGAGAACGGCAACGACGAGGAACTCGAACGCATCCAACAAGAACAGATGGAGGCGATGGGCGACCAGTTGGGGATGTTCAAAGAGCAGTTCCGCCCCATGGTCTGGATCATGTTCCTCACCATCCCGGTGTTCCTCTGGATGTACTGGGCCATCGGCGTCGGCGGCGGGTCGGAGGCGCACGTCACGCTCCAGAATCTCGTCCTCCCGCTTGCGGGCGAAGTCGCGTGGACGGAGTCCATCCTCGGACCGATTCAGGCGTGGATTGTCTGGTACTTCCTCTGCTCTATGGGCTTTACCCAGGTCATCCGCAAGAGCCTCAACATCGACATGTCTCCCTCGGCGGCCTGA
- the cmk gene encoding (d)CMP kinase: protein MLLTVSGPAGSGKSTTAEGLAEALDLEHISGGDIFRELAAERGMSAVEFNRLAEKDDQIDRDLDRRLYAIATERDDVVLESRLAGWLAGDHATLRIWLDAPIDVRAARIADREDKSVELAREETEARERSEALRYEDYYNIPIRDLSIYDVALNTARWGPDEVLDILTNAVTSYRDESDEGKYSVDGVSYDF, encoded by the coding sequence ATGTTACTGACCGTCTCCGGGCCCGCAGGGAGCGGGAAGAGTACGACCGCGGAGGGACTGGCCGAGGCGTTGGATCTCGAACACATAAGCGGCGGCGACATCTTCCGCGAACTCGCCGCCGAACGCGGGATGAGCGCCGTCGAGTTCAACAGACTCGCCGAAAAAGACGACCAGATAGACCGCGACCTCGACCGCCGCCTCTACGCTATCGCGACGGAGCGAGACGACGTGGTGCTCGAATCCCGTCTCGCCGGGTGGTTGGCCGGCGACCACGCGACGCTGCGAATCTGGCTCGACGCGCCGATAGACGTCCGCGCCGCGCGAATCGCAGACCGCGAGGACAAGAGCGTCGAACTCGCCCGCGAGGAGACGGAAGCGCGCGAACGGAGCGAAGCCCTGCGGTACGAGGACTACTACAACATCCCCATCCGTGATCTTTCTATCTACGACGTGGCGCTGAACACCGCCCGGTGGGGCCCCGACGAGGTTCTCGACATCCTCACGAACGCGGTCACGTCGTACCGCGACGAGTCCG